CAAAGGTGCTACTGCTTCTGGACCAATTATTTCCAACTGTACTTCTGGATAATGCCAAGCTACTTTTTGAAAAGCATCTAATAATATGTGCACTCCTTTTTCTGGAGAAATTCTCCCAACAAATAGTAAGCGTTTGTTGATGGCTTTGTTTGTAGTAATATTGTCGTTCTGCTCAGAAGGAGCAATGTTTACGCCGTTATAAATAGTTTGGCAGCGACTAGCAAACTGAGGAAATTTTAGGCGTATCTTGTTTGTAATATACTCAGTACAGCCGACAATCAAATCAACTTGGCACAGTCGTTCAGCAATCATTGTTGAGTCAAGTTGGGTCAACCACTCACAATGCATATGCAAAACAATTTTGATCTTGGGATTAAAAGCGCGGATGATCGGAGCAAATTGAGAAAAATTATGAATATGAACGATATCGCACTGTTGTTGCCTTAAGTCTTTTGCGACTTGCAAGGCATACATTAAGTTATACAAGCTGGAAGCAAATAATGGACGTTTAACATCATCAAACTTTGTAAATAAATTGATGAATTTAATAAACCCCCAAGCTAATAAGCTGCGATAGTGTATTTTTTGATCGACTTCTATTTTCTGCCGAGAAAGGCCTCTTCTTGAATAGACAATTACATCACAGTTCCGAGCCAAACGACGCGCTACTTCATATGTCCAAGTTGGGATAGAGCCGAGTTGAGAGTCTCGTAGAGGAAACTCCCAAGGCTGACTGACAAATGCTACTTTCATTCTTTTACTTATTTCATCGTTTTGTATTCACGTGTCAGTGAAACTATCTGATTAGCATTAGAACTCTTGGCAGGAAATAAACTAAACTCTCTTGCCTGTAAACTTTTCAAGTAGGTTTTATTTCTTCTAGCAAAATAGAGCAACTTGTACAAGCCATGACCAAGATCTGTTGGCAGCATTGTACATAAGTATTGTATCTGTCCTTTCAAGCTTTTACGGGGGTAGTAATCACTATGTATATATTCTTTTGCCTGCTCTATATTTTTATCCAATAAACAACTACTTACTGCCTCAATCATCAATGGCGATAGTAGCTTTCGCTTGTAAGGTTCTACTTCACAACCGACGGGGATTGGTAATATATAAGGAACAAGCATTTCAAAGTGCAGTCCTGCTACCGTAGAGGTTTGGTCGTGCCTGCGAATCTCAGATAAGTAGTCAGGAATAAACACAAACCGACCGCCCTCTTGAGCTAGAAGGATGAAGAACTCCCAGTCTGGGGTGCCGATATTTTCTCTAAACCGGATTCGCTGAAAATCCTCAGTTCGCATTAAGCAAGCGAAAAATGAAACCGATGCTTGCCAAGCAGCAATTTTTGAGTTGGGAATTTCTCCGGGAGACAAGCGATCGCGACCGTACTTTTGAGTACATTCATTGCTTTCTTTCTCCATCCGCTTGCCCTCACTGTTGATAAAATAGTGATTTGAAAAGGCAAGATTGGTATCAGGCTGCATTGCCTTTAACAATTTTTCAACACAATTCGGTAAAAGGCGATCGTCATCACCAATAAATGCCAAATATTCACCGCGAGCAGCATCGGCAATGGCATTAAAATTAGCTGGTGAACCGAGATTACGTGGATTAAGTTGATAGCGAACCTTAGGATTCTGCCTTGCTAACGCTTGACACCAAGTGCTGATAGATTGGGTTATACTTTCGTCTTTATAGGGATTTTGACTGATGATGATTTCAACATTTGGGTAAGTCTGTGCTAAAGCTGACTCCACAGCCTCTTTCAAATAGTGCAGTCGATTATAAGTAGGGATGCCAATTGTAACTAACTTATCCATTTTTGGAGACCAGTAGATTTATATACAGTTGCGAAAGATAGTTTGCCTCTTGAGAACAAGAGCTTGTAATTTTGAATTTTTGATTTTGGATTGTTAAACTCTTGCTAAAAGTACCTTACAGCCGATTGATTTTTAGTCTGTCTAAGTGAAAACGGTGGCATAAAGAGTTTTGAGTTTGTAATTACAGGCGTGGATAGCCGAAACAACTAATCAAACCAATTAGTATATTCAGACGATGGTAGGGTGGGGAATTGGAATAATAAATTTGCCACCCTGCTGCCGATAAGCTTCCTGCTGCCGCAAAATTTCCTCAGCAAAATTCCATGCCAGGAGCAAAACGTAGTCAGGTTTTTCCTCTAGCATTTTTGACGGGGGAAAAATTGGTAAATGATTGCCACCCATATAGCGACCGTGCTTGAATTTATTCAAGTCAACTACAAAGTCAACCAGATTCTTGTCGATCCCTACATAGCTCAGCATCGTAGTTGCTTTAGCTGCTGCACCGTAAGCCGCAATCTTCTTTCCTTTGCGCTTCAAATCTAACAATATATCCAACAAAGAATGCTTGATCTCTTGTACGCGAGCAGCAAAATCGAGATAGTAATCAATTTGGTTTACCCCTCTATTTGCCTCTTCTGTTAGTAACAACCTCACCGATTCTCTGACAGCTTCACGAGGCTCCACGAACAAACGCAAAGAGCCGCCATGGATCGGAACATGCTTGATGTGATTGAGAAACAGAGAATGCCTTCTGAATAATTTGTCCAAGGCTGTTACTGAGAAGTAGCAGAGGTGCTGGTGATAAATTGTGTCAAATTCACAATGATCGACTAGATCGACTACATAAGGTGCCTCAATTACTGCTACGCCAGCCTCTTTTAACATCAGGCGAATGCCTGCTACAAAACCATTCAAGTCTGGCACGTGAGCTAAAACATTATTGGCAAGAAAGACATCCGCAACCCGTCCCTCTGCTCGCAGCTGTTCAGCCAAATCCTTGCTAAAAAAGGTGCAAAGCGTGGAAATACCTGCTTGCTGTGCCGCCTGCGCTGGTCCTTCAGCTGGATCGATACCCAGCACTGGAATGCCACTGGCAGCGAAGTTTTTCAGCATGTAACCATCGTTACTAGCAGCTTCAACTACTAGGCTATTTGAATTTATCTGTCTCAATTGGATCAGTTCCTGAGCGCTTTCGCCAAAGTGTTGAAGCAGTGATTTGGAAACAGAAGAGAAATAAGGGTAATCTCGGCAGAAAAGAATTTCCGGCGGGATAGTTTCCGTGATTTGCACCAGCGTACAATTTGGGCAAAATGCTAGATCGAGTGGAGCAGTAATCTGGGGTGATTCTAGCTGCTCTTCTGTCACTAGTGCGTCAGCCAGAGGTGTTCGACCAAAGGATAAAATTGGCTCAAGTTCAGTATGTCCACAAGAACGGCAGGCTAGCTGTGTATAGTTCATGAATAGTAAAGCTCCTACTGCCCTACCAGGGATGGCACAACTGCCTCTTTCCAGCGTAGGGTTTCATCTAACCGATCGGTACTTAGCAATTGTTTGATCTGAGTAATCCGCTTGTATCTAGCTCCCTCAAAATCTTCAAGGGTCAACCCGACTTTCTGGTAAGCAGTGTATAATTCTTCCGCTCCCCGCCGAGCATTCCATTGTGGTTTGAATTCGGGTAACGTCTGCGCTATTTTGCTGCAGTCAACTCGATAACAGCGCTTGTCTGGCAAGCCATCCTTCGCATACACGATCCGACAGCCTGGTACTGTTTCTTCTACAATCTCAGCTAATTCCCGAATGCGATAATTGTCTTCGTTACGTCCAACATTGAATGCCTGATTATGCACCATCTCACGCGGTGCATGAAGCACCGCAATAAAGGCACGAGAGATATCTTCAATGTGGACGATGGGACGCCAGGGTGTACCATCACTCTTGATGTATACCTGACTCGTGGTAAATGCCCAGGCGACTAGGTTGTTAAGCACCAGGTCAAAGCGGAGGCGCGGCGATACACCATAAGCAGTAGCATTACGTAGAAAGGTGGGACTGAAGTCTGAGTCTGCTAGTTTTGCTAAGTCCTGTTCTGTCCGTACCTTGGAAATACCGTAAGGTGTGACAGGGTTGAATGCCGATTTCTCATTCAACCAATCCTCACCTCCGGCACCATAGTTACTGCATGAGGATGAAAAGATAAAGCGTTTGATTCCTACTTGTTTTGCCAAGCTCGCCAGACGCACAGAGGCAGCATGGTTAATCTCATAGGTTAAGCTTGGATTAAAGTCGCCGAGCGGATCATTTGATAGACCAGCCAGATGGATCACCGCGTCAAATCCATCCAGATCTGAGAGCTCAACGTCACGAATGTCCTTTTTTAGCTCTGGAATGCTCTGAATTCCTTCTCCAAATGTGCTTTGCTCAAATAGGTCACTATCGAGCCCCACTAACTGATGCCCTTCGGTTAGTAACATCGGCACCATTACCGTTCCGATGTACCCCTTGTGACCCGTTAACAATATACGCATTTTCTTCCTCCCAAACTTTCCAAGGTGCATTGCCGCTCTGCCAAAGGCTTTCTAACAATCGCTTATCGCGTAATGTATCCATGCATTGCCAGAAAGACGTATGCCGATAAGCCATTAATTGTTTGTCTCTTGCCAAACGCTCCAGCGGTTCTTTCTCCCACTGGGTGTCGTCGCCGTCAATGTAATCGAATACTTCTGGCTCTAGGACAAAAAATGCACCGTTAATCCATCCCTCTTTTGTCTGAGGCTTTTCTGAAAATTCCACTATCTGGTCGCCATCCATTTCTAGATGACCAAATCGTGCAGGCGGACGTACTGCTGTTAACGTAGCTAATTTGCCGTGAGAGCGATGGAAAGCCAGTAGCTCGTGCAAGTTCACATCAGAAACACCATCACCCCAGGTCAGCATAAATGTTTCGTTCCCTACATAGGGAGCAAGGCGCTTGATGCGACCGCCTGTGTTAGTCGAAATTCCAGTATCCACTAAATCGACTGTCCAGTCTGGTTTATAACCGCCGTGCATTATAACTTGACCGGTTTGGATACTTACAGTAAGATTACTGTTCAATGAGCAGTAGTCGACCATGTACTTCTTGAGTACTTCACCCTTGTAACCAAGGGCGATCGTAAACTTGTTAAAGCCATAGTGAGAATATTGCATCATAATATGCCAGAGAATCGGTCGCCCGCCGATTTCTACCATGGGCTTTGGTTTAGTTTCAGTTTCTTCAGCCAAGCGGCTGCCAACCCCTCCGGCAAGAATTGCTACTTTCATAACCGAGGTTTCTCCACCTTATGTTTGTTGTTGGATGTTATTAAGCAGCTCTCCCAATCACACTATCAAGGATAAAAATAGACTGGGAAAAGCTAATTGGTTTTAACTCAAAGCTTCGATAGAGCTTAATCTTTTGACTAAACTCCTAGAAGGTTGGTTATTAAAAAGAATGCTAAACTGTTGCGAGATCAACTGCTTGAGTTGTTCTATCCATGGAACTATTTGATTTGGCACATTATTAATTCAGCTAGTCCAATGAGCTAGACTCCTGAAAAATTACTGCCTATCAAATCCAAGGCTCGTATTCTTATTTAGTTACGTCTTTAACTTTGGGATTACTTTGTCATACCTTTCTTAAGACTGATCAAAATTATAGACAATACTGAATGGAAAGAAAACTAGGGTTTTCAGCAACTTCACATTAACTTCAGTAATTTCACCTGAACTTCATAAAAACAACATAAAGTAAATTTTATAAATTTGTATTTTAATTAAAAAGCGCAAATTTCGTATAATAGGCTACGGACTGAGAGGCAAAAAACCTTAAAGAAACTCACAAGATTGTAAGACGTGGCATCAATATCGAGTAGATAACCAAGCTATACAAACAGTAAAAGATAGTCAGAAAACAGAGGTTTTTATGATAATGCACAGAATTCACAAGACTGGTTGAGTCAAAAAATTTTTTCAAAACTGATAAAGATTTGTAGGTAAAGCTAAATTTTTCTACAGCCGAATCCTAATAAAAATACTAGAAAGTATGACGTGCCGCTGGAGGGAGAGCGGTTAAATCAGGTGCAAATTGACGAATAATGTTAATAACAAGGTCAGTTGCGCTGCCAAGGCAAATAAGTAGATTACAGCTCTAGCCTTGAAGATTGACAACATTAAACCAATGCCTTTAAGGTCAATCATCGGTCCAAACACCAGAAACGCTAGCAATGAGCCGGTGGTAAACGTTGAGGCAAAAGACAAGACAAAGAATGAATCCACTGTCGAACAAATCGACACCAGCCCTGCTAAAATCATCATGGCGAGGATTGAGGTAATTGGTCCACCGCCGAGGCTAAGAATCACCTCACGGGGAACCAGCACCTGAATACTAGCGGCGATCGCACTTCCCAAAACTAACACTGCTCCCAATTCCCGCATCTCCTGCACTGTATTGTCTAGTAACAGCCGCAGGCGTTCTGGCAGTGGTTTAGTGGCGGTAGTAGCAGCTAAGGTTGCCTGGAGTACAGTAGCATCCATCCGCACTGGCTTACCAGGTTGATCGATCCAAAACGTCCCTGATTGCAATAAGTTAGGTGTTTCTGCTTCTCGTTCAGCCTTCGTTGGTTTTGGCTTCACACCGGCTGCAACTGCTGGTTGTAACAGAGGGCGCATGTCAGTTTGAGCGCTGAACACCCAACCAACAATCGTGGCGATCGCTAAAGAAAACATTACCCGCAGCACCACTATTTCTGGCTGATCTCTAAATGCAGTCCAAGTTGCCCAAATGACGATTGGATTAATTGTCGGTGCTGCTAGTAAAAATCCAATCGCTACTGGTGATGGTGCCCCCTGCATGAGTAACCGCCGCGCTACAGGCACATTGCCGCACTCACACACCGGGAACAAAAAGCCCACCATACTGCCGATTAGTGCCCCTAGCAGTGGGTTTTTGGGTAGCCTAGCAATCAGCTGGCGCTCATCGACAAACAAGAGCAGCAAACCGGAGAATAAAACCCCTAGCAGCAAGAAAGGCATTGCCTCTACTAGCAAACTAAGGAATATGGTGAAAGCATTGTTCAGCTGTTGATTCATGCGTTTCGCGTTAAGCGCCTGTTGACCTTTAATGGTCATTTGACGCCATTTTATTTACAATGGCTACAACTAACGGATGAATAGTAGCAGTAAATTGAGCGACTAATATCAGGTTGAGCCAGAAAAATCTGCACCCTAACTAATTTCCAGTAATCCAGGCGGAGGCGCGATCTCAATTCGCCCAGCTTCCAGCTCTACCACTGGTACGATCGCCTTAACAAACGGAATTAGAACCGTCTTATCTAATTTTGGAGTTTGGATTTTAGATTCTGGATTTCTCCTCTGCTCCTCTGCTCCCCTGCTTCCCTGCTCCCCCTCATCTTGCTGATGCAACTTCACTTGCAACAAATCATTGCCAGCAGCAAACACATCTACTACTGTACCCAACACTTCTTGCGTTAGCTGGTTGAAAACTTCCAAGCCGATCAAATCCAGAACGTGATATTCATCTTCTCCTAGTTCTGGGCGATCGCTCTCTGGCACTAGCAACAGACAACCTCGCAATGCCTCTGCTTTGTGGCGATCATCTACCCCAGCTAATTCCACTACATACAACCCTTTGCCCTCAATATACCGACCCCCCAGTAATTCAATCGGTTGCGGTTCCGTCTCACCCGGACGCAATAACCAGCGCTGTCCCGGTTGTTCAAACCGTTCCGGAAAGTCCGAGTTAGGATAAACCCTGACTTCCCCAGCCAGCCCCTGAGGGGCAACAATTTTCCCAATTTCTAGCCAGTCCTTAGCGTCCTTAGCGTCTTTGCGGTTCATTCTCACAAATGCTTAAATACTGACTGCTGATTGCTGATAAACTTGTTGGGCTACCTTTGCCAAGCGCTGCATCCCAGTTTCAATCTCCTCATCACTAGCTGTAAGGCTAATACGCAGACATTGCTGCTTGTGCAACCAGTCTTCCTGTAAACCAGGGAAAAAGGAACTACCTGGCACGACAATTACACCCACCTGCTTCAGCTGTTGGTAAAACTCCCAGTCAGAGATCGGTAGGTCTTTCAACCATAACCAGGCAAAGATTGCTCCCTCACCGCGATGCAAGAACCAGGGTAAATCCTTGGGCATTGCTTGGTCGAGTGTAGTTTCGAGAACGGTGAACTTATTCTGGTAAAAAGGTCGAATGACTTGCGTAGCAATCTCAGCCAAAGCGCCGGAGTTGATCGCCATGGCGGCGATCGCTTGTCCATAACGAGACGGATGAATACACATATTCGTCTGGAAGGACTGCAAAACTTGAATTAGCTGTGCATCCCCAATTGCCACCCCAATTCGTTCTCCGGGTAGTCCCACCTTGGATAAGCTCATGCAATGGAGAATATTCTCCCCAAACACAGGGGTCATGTCCGTAAAATTCAACGCTGGAAAGGGCGGGGCATAAGCAGAATCAATCAACACCGGCACATTATCAGGTGCAGCCAGAGCAGCAATTTTTTTCACCTCATCGTCTGTAAGCACGTTGCCAGTAGGGTTACAGGGGCGAGAGAAGAGCACACAACCCGTATTTTCTGTAATTGCCAACTGGCTGAAGTCGGGGCGATATTTAAACTGGTGCGCTGTGGGGTGAATATCTAGAGTGGGTTTATAGGCAATTAACGCTTCTGGTACTAAGCTGACGCCACCGTAACCTGTGTAGTCGGGACTAAGTGGTAGGACGATTTGCTTCAGCTGACCGTTGGTAGTGTAGCCGCCAAAAGCATTAGCAGCGTAAAAGTAGAGCGTTTGACTGCCAGGGGTGATCAGGATGTTGCGCTCGCTTAGATTCAACCCATAGCGACGATTAAAATCCTTGGCGATCGCCGTAATCAATGGTCCATAACCCTGACTTGAACCGTAGCGACAAACCACCTCCCCATAGTCAGAGCTAGCTAATAGTTGAGCTGTACAATCCCGCCACAATTGCTCTACCTCTGGCAAAATCAATGGATTGCCCGCACTCAAATTGATGAATTCTTGTCCCTCCCCAGCTTGCAGCGTTTCAATAATGTCCTTCATAATTGCCCTAACTCCAGTCAGGTTGGACATTTGAGTGCCGATTTTCGTCAGGGCAGGGTTCATAAGCAGTTAAACAACACTCTTAAATTGAATATTGACAAATTCAGAACAGCAGATCGCGTTGACTCGCTCTTACCCATCTGGGATGGATCTGTTTCATCTTCAAGATTACTCCTTATAACTAATTTAACCGCAGAAAGCGAAGTTAACAGCTAACAGAGCTGAAGTCTGTTCAGCTCGATCGGGCTGTTCACCTACAGCGACTCCTTTTTTGGGTAATACCTCATGGATCGTTGGTAATACTTCTAACATTTAATTCCTAAATATACAAAATTTTACAAACCGCAAAACTTTTTAAGTGGAGCTTTAAATAATTTGATAACAAAAACTGCAAAGAGTGTAAACTAAGACGCTGCTATTTCAAATATGCTATACAAGCTACAAACCAGTTGACTGGAATGATGTTTTCTGAGTTCTAACCTACCCGAACTTCAAGAGCCGTTCAAAGGCTCAGACAAATTGAGCAGCAACTAACTGGAGTCGGCTCGCAAGAGAGAGTAAAAAGCACGAGAGCACTGAATTTTATGACGCATAATGTCTCGATGAAACCAGCACAAAAGCTGAGTAAAAATTTACCTGTGCCGCTGAAGCGTTTAGCAGACCTAGCATATAACTACTGGTGGAGCTGGACAAACGAACGGGTTTTCCTATTCCAAAATATTGCTCCTCAAGAATGGGAACGTCATGGACACAACCCAGTTGCGGTACTGGAATCTGCATCCTACGAACGTCTAACTCAATTAGCTGAAGACCCCTTTTACATCAAACAGATGTCAGCGCTGGTGGCAGAGTTTGACCAGTACATGACCCAGCAAGATACTTGGGTAAGCCGGGTAGCGCCGCAAATTTCAGGGGAGCGACCGATTGCCTATTTTTGTGCTGAATTTGGCATTCACGAATCTCTACCCGTATACTCAGGCGGCTTAGGTATTCTCGCAGGCGATCACCTCAAATCCGCCTCCGATCTGGGTGTGCCGCTAGTAGGTGTTGGGCTGTTGTATCGCCAAGGTTACTTTCGTCAACGGTTAAACCGTAGTGGCTGGCAGGAAGATTACTACATTGACAACCCCTTTCACCAGATGCCCCTGGAGTTAATCAAAAATGACCAAGGGGAACCGCTCACCATTAAACTCGAAATTCGCCAACGATTAGTCAAAGTCCAAATCTGGCGAGTGCAAGTTGGTCGTGTGAAGCTCTATCTACTGGATACAGACCGCCCTGACAATGATCCCATTGACCGTTGGTTAACCGGACACCTCTATGGTGGCAACCAGGAGACTCGGATTGCCCAGGAAGTCGTTTTGGGAATTGGCGGTGTTCGGGCGCTAGAAGCTTTGGGAATTAACCCTTCTGTCTATCACCTCAATGAAGGTCATGCTGCATTTTGTACTCTAGAAATTGCCCGGCTAGAAATTGAGCGCACTGGGAAATCCTTCTACGACATTGAAGCAGAGGTGCGAAACTCTTGTGTTTTCACTACCCATACGCCAGTGCCTGCTGGTCACGATGTCTTCTCTCCCGATTTAATGGACTCCTACTTCGCCCATTACTGGCATCAAATGCGACTTTCGCGTGAGCAATTCTTGGCATTGGGTGCTAGGCGACTGGGGGACCCTTGGGAACCTTTTGGTATGACCGTTTTAGCGCTGCGGATGTGTAGAGCTGCCAATGGTGTGAGTGAATTGCACGGCCAGGTTTCTCGTAAAATGTGGACAATTCTCTATCCTGATCGCTCTGAAGAAAAAGTTCCAATTGGTTACATCACCAATGGCGTGCATGCACCCACTTGGACTGCTCCCTTAATGGCTGACCTCTATGCTCAGTATTTCGGAGAAGACTGGAAAACTCATGCGGTTGACCCGCAGATGTGGGCAAAGGTTGACCAAATTCCAGATGAAGAACTTTGGTGGCGTCATCAGGTCCTCAAAGAGCGGCTAATTGCCCACACTCGCTTCAAAATTAAAAAAGCAAGAGCAGAACGGGGTGAAGATTACAGCCGGATTGAGGCAACCGAAACGCTACTAGACCCCAAAGTATTAACAATTGGCTTTGCCAGACGTTTCAGCCCTTATAAGCGAGGCGATCTAATTCTGCGCGATGCCGAACGGGCATTGAAAATTTTTGGCAATCCCGAACGTCCTTTACAAATTGTCTTCGCTGGCAAAGCCCACCCAGCGGATGAGGAAGGCAAGCGGATTATTCAACGCTTGATGGAGTGGTGCCAGCACCCAGCGATTCGTAATCGAGTGGCTTTGATTGAAGACTATGACATCTACACCGGTCAAAAACTGGTGCAGGGTGTAGATGTTTGGCTAAACAACCCCCGCCGTCCTCTAGAAGCGTCTGGTACAAGTGGGCAAAAGGTCTGCTTTAACGGTGGCATCAATTGCAGTGTTCTGGACGGCTGGTGGTGCGAAGGCTATCAGGTAGGGCAAGATGGCAAGGGGATTAATGGCTGGGCGATCGGTGAAGATGCCCATACCAGCGATCAGGAATTGCAGGATCGAATTGATTCTCAATCGCTTTATCAGCTATTGGAAGAAGAAATTATTCCCCTGTATTACGACCAGGATGCTAACGGTATTTCCCACGGCTGGATTCAAATGATGAAGGCATCGATTAAGACAAATGCACCGCTGTTCAATACAGATAGGATGATTGCTGATTATGTAACTCAGGTGTACGCACCAGGATGTTCGGCTAGTGTGACACCGACCTTAGCCAAGATGTTTGTTTAAAGGATAATTTCGGGGGTTAGGTAGGGGCAATCTTTCTAAAAGATTGCCCTTTTTTGTGATACTGGCAGTAGAGAAGAATGGATTGAACCGCCAAGGCGCAGAGGACGCAGAGAATGAGAGAGGTTTGGCAGGCTGATTTTTATCGGCGTCCGTTGCAGGATGCAGCAGGGCAGACTTTGTGGGAGTTGTTGGTTTGTAACTTGACCCGCACATTTACATATGAAGCATTGTGTTCCCAGTCAGAAGCAAATGCCAAATGGTTGGTTGAGCAGCTGCAACTGGCTGCGGGTGATGAGCAAAATCTGCCAAGTTTAATTCAAGTATTCCGTCCTCAGTCGCTAAGTTTGATTTCGGCAGCTGGGCAACAATTAGGAATTCCTGTGGAACCGACTCGACGCACTTTTACCTTAAAGCAGTGGTTGCAGGAGCGCTCAAACCTCTACCCCAGCGTGGAAAATTCCACTAGCGAACCTTACAATCCTCTAGCTGTAGACAAACTACCCCCTACACCACTACCAGAGAATCTCTGGGGTGAGCAATGGCGCTTTGCCACACTCTCTGCTGATGATGTTCAGGAGGCGTTTATAGATCGCCCAATTCCAATTCTGAAGATGCCAGAGTTTCTACTGCCGCTCAATTTGGGCTTGGCTTCAACGGTTACTGTCCCAGGGGTTGTGATTTATGGTGGACGGCAATCATTGCGATTGGCTCGTTGGCTACAAGAGGCGCGTCCAGTGATGCTCAACTATGTTGCTGGTGCGCCCTCTGGATTGGTTTTAGAAGCAGGGCTGATAGAACGGTGGATTGTTGCTACGTTTGAAGATCAAGAGGTAATGGCAGCGGCTCAAGCGTATGAACAGCGCAAACAATTAAGTCAAGGACTGCACTTTTTGCTAGTGCAGCCAGATGATTCAGGGATGACCTACAGCGGTTTTTGGCTACTACGCCAGGATTGATGTTTAATACCATTTTGGATTTTAGATTTTAGATTTTGGATTGTGAAAGTCTTGCCAGTAGGAATTTTTGGTAATTGAAAATGTTGCAAATAAAACTAAATGATGGAAGCTAAAAAATGCTGTTTCTGAATAAATTATCAACACTAAAACTGAAGATAGAGACGAATTCTATGACTGACGGTAGATGTCAGTTCTAAGACTGTAGATAGATGTATTAAACTACACATAATTTTAATCTGACAAGAGTTAATAAATCAACCTTTTTTGAGGCAAGATTCATGAGTAATGAAGCAAGCTCTAAGAAAAAAACTACTAGAAATGAAGAATTAGATACTTCTACAGCAGATAGAGGTATTGTCCCGGCTGAGGTAGCAGCACGTATGGATAGGGAAGGTGCTGACTATAGAACCACAGCTGAGGAGCAAGCAGACCCTGAGAGCCTTAACGTTACAGGTGGGGCTACTGTAGACCAAGAGGGTCTGGCAAATAACTATGCGATTGAACCCGAAATGTACGTAAATGAACCAGGAGACTTGAGGCAAGAAGAAGAACAACTTGCGGCTGAACGCAACCAGGAATTAGCAGAGGCAAATAAAGATAAACAGGGGGAGCTGACAGAGGAAGGTGATAAACGGGGTAGAGGACCAGGACTTGTTTAGATTCAAATAAAAAGCGCAAGCAATTTTTACCTTTGTGATATAGCTAAAGCTCTCATAAGAGAACCGCTCATCATAGCTCTTCAAAAGACTTTGAGCGGTTTTTTATAGCTACCAATTTGGGATTGAGCAACCTTGCTAAACTATTGCACATTTAACTTGCATGTTCTTGAACTGGAG
This window of the Chroococcidiopsis sp. CCMEE 29 genome carries:
- a CDS encoding Tab2/Atab2 family RNA-binding protein, which produces MREVWQADFYRRPLQDAAGQTLWELLVCNLTRTFTYEALCSQSEANAKWLVEQLQLAAGDEQNLPSLIQVFRPQSLSLISAAGQQLGIPVEPTRRTFTLKQWLQERSNLYPSVENSTSEPYNPLAVDKLPPTPLPENLWGEQWRFATLSADDVQEAFIDRPIPILKMPEFLLPLNLGLASTVTVPGVVIYGGRQSLRLARWLQEARPVMLNYVAGAPSGLVLEAGLIERWIVATFEDQEVMAAAQAYEQRKQLSQGLHFLLVQPDDSGMTYSGFWLLRQD
- the glgP gene encoding alpha-glucan family phosphorylase → MTHNVSMKPAQKLSKNLPVPLKRLADLAYNYWWSWTNERVFLFQNIAPQEWERHGHNPVAVLESASYERLTQLAEDPFYIKQMSALVAEFDQYMTQQDTWVSRVAPQISGERPIAYFCAEFGIHESLPVYSGGLGILAGDHLKSASDLGVPLVGVGLLYRQGYFRQRLNRSGWQEDYYIDNPFHQMPLELIKNDQGEPLTIKLEIRQRLVKVQIWRVQVGRVKLYLLDTDRPDNDPIDRWLTGHLYGGNQETRIAQEVVLGIGGVRALEALGINPSVYHLNEGHAAFCTLEIARLEIERTGKSFYDIEAEVRNSCVFTTHTPVPAGHDVFSPDLMDSYFAHYWHQMRLSREQFLALGARRLGDPWEPFGMTVLALRMCRAANGVSELHGQVSRKMWTILYPDRSEEKVPIGYITNGVHAPTWTAPLMADLYAQYFGEDWKTHAVDPQMWAKVDQIPDEELWWRHQVLKERLIAHTRFKIKKARAERGEDYSRIEATETLLDPKVLTIGFARRFSPYKRGDLILRDAERALKIFGNPERPLQIVFAGKAHPADEEGKRIIQRLMEWCQHPAIRNRVALIEDYDIYTGQKLVQGVDVWLNNPRRPLEASGTSGQKVCFNGGINCSVLDGWWCEGYQVGQDGKGINGWAIGEDAHTSDQELQDRIDSQSLYQLLEEEIIPLYYDQDANGISHGWIQMMKASIKTNAPLFNTDRMIADYVTQVYAPGCSASVTPTLAKMFV
- the rimM gene encoding ribosome maturation factor RimM (Essential for efficient processing of 16S rRNA), which encodes MNRKDAKDAKDWLEIGKIVAPQGLAGEVRVYPNSDFPERFEQPGQRWLLRPGETEPQPIELLGGRYIEGKGLYVVELAGVDDRHKAEALRGCLLLVPESDRPELGEDEYHVLDLIGLEVFNQLTQEVLGTVVDVFAAGNDLLQVKLHQQDEGEQGSRGAEEQRRNPESKIQTPKLDKTVLIPFVKAIVPVVELEAGRIEIAPPPGLLEIS
- a CDS encoding valine--pyruvate transaminase; the protein is MNPALTKIGTQMSNLTGVRAIMKDIIETLQAGEGQEFINLSAGNPLILPEVEQLWRDCTAQLLASSDYGEVVCRYGSSQGYGPLITAIAKDFNRRYGLNLSERNILITPGSQTLYFYAANAFGGYTTNGQLKQIVLPLSPDYTGYGGVSLVPEALIAYKPTLDIHPTAHQFKYRPDFSQLAITENTGCVLFSRPCNPTGNVLTDDEVKKIAALAAPDNVPVLIDSAYAPPFPALNFTDMTPVFGENILHCMSLSKVGLPGERIGVAIGDAQLIQVLQSFQTNMCIHPSRYGQAIAAMAINSGALAEIATQVIRPFYQNKFTVLETTLDQAMPKDLPWFLHRGEGAIFAWLWLKDLPISDWEFYQQLKQVGVIVVPGSSFFPGLQEDWLHKQQCLRISLTASDEEIETGMQRLAKVAQQVYQQSAVSI